Below is a genomic region from Oreochromis niloticus isolate F11D_XX linkage group LG13, O_niloticus_UMD_NMBU, whole genome shotgun sequence.
GGTGAAAACTGAACCGACCCTCCCACTCATCTATTAACGGAAAGAATTAAGGTGTCAGTGTTAATTTCTCCAGCAGAATGACTTAGCTTTATGACAGAATATGTATAAAGGATATTGTATTTGTTTAGAATTACATGAAACATgactaaaaatgtaattaaaaaatggATCCCTGTAAACACTTGTTTTACAATCTTACTACTTTGGTTAAAGGAGTAAAAACAACACCAGTGGAGGTAAGTGAGTTCTTTTGCTATAACTGAGCATAACAGACTTTGTCTTAAAAACAATGCTGAAGTATATCGTCTGAAAAAGTCCTTTAGAAGTCAGAGTTAGCCTCATCTGTTAGCAAAGTAACCACTGGTACACGTGGACTTGCATGCTGGTTTTaagatgttgttgttattcCTTCAACAGACTCAACATACTTCAGTGCTATTTTCCTCTTTATGTTTCCATCTTCTCGCCATAAAGTAGCGAAAATTTTTTATAGACTACTCAAATAAACCTTAATGACATATTAAGGGTTTTTCTTACCTTGTATCTGGTTGTGGTTTTGGAAACCATTCCCCATGGGTGGTGGTGGAGGAAACCCACCTCCTGTTCCCGGCCTGTCAGGAGGAAGGGGAGGCCTGCCTCCAGGTCCACCACGAGGGGGCTCTGGGCCTGGCCGTCCCATAGGTCGACCtgcaggaggtggaggaggtagAGGGCCTTtggagggggagaaaaaaaataggatGTTAAATGTTCCAAAGTGGCGTAAAATCCAGTAACTTTTTATGTGAATGGGCATGCTATATCATAAATATCTCTAATATAAAATTTGAATGCAGCAGTAATTTATAGTTCAATTAACAGGTGAGCGCCTTTTTACCCGAGCGTACTGATGACTGGTTCCTTCCGAGAGCCGGTGGTCTCTCATTTGGTGGAGGAGGGAGAGCTCCTGACCGGGTAGGTGGTGGTGCTGGACTATGGCTGGCGAAGATAAATGTAATATTAATCTATGTTAATCCTTTTTACAGTATccctactttttaaaaaaaaaaaaaagcatacatCCCCTAGGAAATGTAAATCATTGTGCACACTACTTTAAAACCTTGAGGATCAAACTGCATATCTGAAATACGACATATAGATTTAACTTCATGGAGCATGAAGTACCAATCGCTCTGCTTTCAGATCTGCACCCCAGTCACTTTTGCCACTTTACTTAAACAAACTTGGATGTTGCTGTGTGCACCTCTGCTTGTGTTCTCCACAGTTAGCAATGTTTGAATGCCATCTGTTAAATCAGCCGATGTTGTAAGCAGACACCAGGTGGAGTTTAGCTAAGAGATGAAACCTGAGGGGTGGGGCAGACTTAACTTttttataaatacacacattattttgtgttttttggtgtGGACAGGGAGtttagctttatttttatttttccttgcaGCTTGCAAGTTTGCTGTTTTATTATGTACTTAATTTTGCTTTATCTGTTTGTCATTTATTTTGTGGTTTGGGACTATTACCTACTGTTTAATAGCAAAGCAAACACCTGATTTAACAGTAGGTTTCCTACCTCAACAGCAACAGGAACCTTCCAAAGCTAGAGTAACTGCTTAGTGGTATGTTTGTGTTAGACTGTGACTAGACTAAGAAACCTCTTAGTTTAAAGGCAGATtaaatttgagaaaaaaaaaaagattttatcaACATTCAACTTAAGTTTTCAAACTGTGAGTGGCCTTTTTAAGGAAGCTACTGGTTCCTTTGCATGAAGTGTGAACTGCAGCATCATAGAACAGCTATTAGATTTGAATCTATGcaaactctgacatgtcgaCCAAAGTAGATACCATGCTCACATTCTCTCCCAGTGTCTGATAAGAAATGCACCGCTGCATTTCTTATTTCTTGCAGTCATCCATTAAGGTTTAACAGATTTCAGGTGGCATATCAGATAAAACTTTGTCAGTACCTGTTGAGCGAGCTGTTTCTTTGGGGTAGACGAGGTGAGGGGTCATCGCCTCCTCCTGGGGTGGGAGGTAAGGAAGGAGGCCCTGGACGTCCTGGCGGAAGAGGAGGTGCACCCCCACCAGGTGTGGGACGAGAAGGTGAGGAAGAAGCAACAGACGGAGAAGGTTTGGAGTTgactgaaggaggaggaggtggcatGTCACGTGGCATCGATGGCCGGTGTCCTCCAGGGGCAGGTGGTGGTGGCGGTCGATCATCAGGAAGTGGGGGCCTCCCTCCTGGAGCAGGCGGTAAGGGAGGTCTGCTGCTATTtgaaggtggaggaggaggcgaGGAGAAGCTTGGTCGAGGGCCTGGTGTGGAACCTCCTGGTGGCGGAGGAAGAGGGCCGTGCCTCCCTGATGGAATGCTTGGTGGTCCAGATGGAGATCCATGGCCCGGCCTTGGTCCTGTGGGGAGTGATGGTGGAGATGGCCCCCCACGAGACGGGAAGGACTGAGCAGGTCGAGGTGTGTTGGGTACGGGAGGAGGAGCACCTCCTGGAGAGTCTTGCCTGGATGGAAAACCTGGGCGGCCCTTGGGAAGATCAGGGGCACTGCTACGGCCACCAGCAGGGGCTCCTGGAAGTCTAGGTGGGCCGCCAGGGCTTCCACCACCACCAAAAGGGCTTGGGCCACCACCACCAAAAGGGCTTGGGCCACCGGATCGGCCTCCAGGTGGGAGAATGGGTCCTCGGCTGGGTCCCGAGTCTGACAGAGaacaaaagggaaaaatgaACTACGAGATTGCACAAAAATCTGCTTCGTTGTTTGTCATTATTTTGTATCATTTTTTACCACTGGAGTCTCTGTTTGCTGCAGATCTCAGTTTTGGCATCCCACCCGCAAACAGGCCTCCTAAACCAGCAGGagccccaccaccaccaccacctcctcctcctcccccgcctcctcctcccccacctcctcctcctcccttggGTTCtgatagaaaaaacaaaacaaatagtGAGTTAATCATTCTTGCGACATGTGGAGGACATTCATTACTGAATCATATTAGTCACAAGTAATGAGTAAATAAGTTAATATGACTAACTCCCATTATTTCTCCTTTGCAATCATAACTGAAATAGTCACTGAAATGACTTACTGTCAAACACGGGTGCACTGCGGTCATTTGTAACAGTTTTCTTTAGTCTGGCTCCTTTACCAATATCAGACAAAAGAGCACTCCTTCCATGCTGCTCTGAACGGCTTAGATTCGGCTTTTCTGTGTTGGCctgaaaaagacacacaaatacTGTCAGCGTTGGGAAGTCACTAGCAAATTGAGAAACACATTTAATTGTAATTAGTTATGCTTActtagaaaaaatatataattaaactAACATTAAAGCAAAATGTTAGAGGTTAAAATCAAGGTTACAActtattttgatatatttttgaTTAAGGGATTTACAATACATCTAACATTGTTGAACATGCCTGCACTGCAGATATGACAGTTCTTTTTCAGATATTACTGGACAACGCAACTCAGCAAAGGATGATAACGTTCATTATTACCCAGTGTTCAATACATATTTAAGCTTTCTTTTCCCTTCAAATTCTTGGCAGAAATTACACTGCCCGTTTTCTGCAGGTCACATCACTGCTGATTGCTATCTGCCATGCCTTCAACCAGTCAAATGCCTCAAAGTGGGAGGTCTTTTCGTCTGTCACAAAAGACTAATTTCTGGAAATTAAATGgcatttttctttcaaataataaaaaacactttATATTCTTCAGTGTGAAACGGTGAAAATACTGTTGCTATTAAATGCTCAAAGAGGTAAGGTCAATATATTACATTGAGGATGTGATTAAAATATTGTCATTCAATCATAACTAGTAAATTGTAAGCTTTCAGATTTCTAGAGCAAGCTTTTCAACACTACATTATTTTATAGCATTCTATAGAGAGATGgataaacagaaaacacattttcttaaatTACTTAAACTTGACAGGCCATGTAGATGAAACtatgaatgaaaaataacaaacaaaagactTGTTATGACATTATATAGCCACAAGATGTCTCTATCTCAGTAGAACAGAGCAACAGATCTGGCTTGATGTAGagataaattaaaacaaaaactcacAAGAGCAAAAGTAGGAGGAGGGGGAGC
It encodes:
- the wipf1b gene encoding WAS/WASL-interacting protein family member 1, coding for MPGPPPPPPPPAAPPPPTFALANTEKPNLSRSEQHGRSALLSDIGKGARLKKTVTNDRSAPVFDKPKGGGGGGGGGGGGGGGGGGGGGAPAGLGGLFAGGMPKLRSAANRDSSDSGPSRGPILPPGGRSGGPSPFGGGGPSPFGGGGSPGGPPRLPGAPAGGRSSAPDLPKGRPGFPSRQDSPGGAPPPVPNTPRPAQSFPSRGGPSPPSLPTGPRPGHGSPSGPPSIPSGRHGPLPPPPGGSTPGPRPSFSSPPPPPSNSSRPPLPPAPGGRPPLPDDRPPPPPAPGGHRPSMPRDMPPPPPSVNSKPSPSVASSSPSRPTPGGGAPPLPPGRPGPPSLPPTPGGGDDPSPRLPQRNSSLNSHSPAPPPTRSGALPPPPNERPPALGRNQSSVRSGPLPPPPPAGRPMGRPGPEPPRGGPGGRPPLPPDRPGTGGGFPPPPPMGNGFQNHNQIQDEWEGRFSFHPVSDLPPPEPYVQFQKTYPSKLGKSESKGSGKKERGAPPLPPIPR